From Streptomyces asiaticus, one genomic window encodes:
- a CDS encoding type I polyketide synthase — MANPTDKIVGALRESLKETERLRRVNQQLTAASREPLAIVAMSCRYPGDVRGPEDLWELVTGGRDAISGFPGNRGWDLENLYDPDPDRQGTVYATEGGFLHDADQFDPAFFGISPREATVMDPQQRLLLETSWEAFERAGIDPAALRGSKTGVFVGAAYQGYIPDWPHMPEGLEGHLVTGISASIMSGRVAYTLGLEGPAVTIDTACSSSLVALHLACQSLRQGDCSLALAGGAAVMGAPMGLIGFARQRGLAQDGRCKAFAEGADGMGLGEGVGMLLLERLSDARRNGHKVLAVVRGSAVNQDGASNGLTAPNGRSQQRVIRQALANAALTAEQIDAVEAHGTGTPLGDPIEAGALLATYGKDRAADRPVLIGSLKSNIGHPQAAGGVGGVIKMVQAMRHGLLPRTLHAEERSSRIHWSAGAVELLTEAREWPRGEEPRRAAISAFGASGTNVHTILEEAPEEEPSETAAEGDAPVGGGVVPWALSAKSAAGLRAQAERLLTHVTARPGLSPADVGHSLATTRGRFDHRALVLGGDRDELIDALGALASGGESPRVVRGEGVMAPDARPVFVFPGQGSQWVGMAVELLDCSPVFAGRVAECEVALSAFVDWSLADVLGDEKALERVDVVQPVLWAVMVSLAEVWRACGVAPAAVVGHSQGEIAAAVVAGALSLEDGARVVALRSQAIGRGLAGHGGMMSVSEGADRVRERITAWDGRISVAAVNGPGSIVVSGDPEALRELQAECEAEEVRAKLIPVDYASHSAHVEELRDELLDVLAPIAPRRAEVPFCSTVTGDTIDTTGLDAGYWYTNLRETVELESAVRALSAAGFGTFLEMSPHPVLTMPLQATAEDAVVVGSLRRDEGGPERFLASLGEAFVRGVAVDWAAVCAGSAVVELPTYAFQRQRYWLEGSSAPVEGAAVDADFWDAVEREDLAALTAALEVDAEESSLAMVVPALAAWRRARRERSVLDSWRYHVTWKPLGDALTSAHDRSSAGATWLIAAPAGAPEGPRVAEALRERGAQVRLVELTEADAVREALARRLGEATADAPPTAVLSLLALVEDPYRAGTAQPLGLALNLALLQALGDTGADVPVWYATRGAVSVGRADALDHPLQALSWGLGRIAAGEYPRRRGGLVDLPGTLDDRAVARLCGVLAGRLTDEDQVAVRASGVHGRRLVRASAAPADATAPWRPRGTVLVTGGTGGLGAHVARWLARGGAEHLVLTGRRGPEAPGVAELADEIRESGVRVTVAACDAADRDALADLLATLDADEAPLDAVVHTAGVLDDGVLDTLTPERADGVLRPKVDAALHLHELTRDRELSAFVLFSSFAGTLGGPGQGSYAAANAFLDALAHARRAQGLPATSVAWGAWSGGGLVDEAVQARLRATGMPAMAPDLAIAALQRALDVADTHVAVADVEWDRLIAATPSLDGAAVLGELPDARRAEAAAATTGEEDTPLAQRLAGLSPQEAEEALADLVSTEVAAALGYADTAAVEAGRAFRELGFDSLTAVDLRNRLNAATGLRLPVTLVFDYPTVTALARFLLAESGAGETAATAPAGPVPATVAVDDDPIAIVAMSCRLPGGVTTPEELWRLLMDGRDAISDFPTDRGWDIEGHYDPDPDKPGTFYATGGGFLHQADHFDPEFFGISPREALAIDPQQRLLLETSWETFERAGIDPASVKGTQAGVFIGASYNDYGSRFTRAPEEFEGYLATGSASSVASGRISYTFGLEGPAVTVDTACSSSLVALHQAAQALRQGECSLALAGGVVVMSTLDTFIEFSRQRAMAPDGRCKAFSADADGAGWAEGVGMLLLERLSDARANGHEVLALVRGSAVNQDGASNGLTAPNGPSQQRVIRQALAGAGLSAADVDAVETHGTGTRLGDPIEAQALMATYGQGRDADRPLWLGALKSNIGHTQAASGVAGIIKTVLALRHGVLPKTLHADERSPDVDWSAGAVELLTEAREWPETGRPRRAGVSAFGVSGTNVHVVLEQGPEDTAPVAGRTVDSDVVPWVLSARGETALRAQAGRLRAHLEERPELRPVDVGYALATGRSAFGHRAVVVGAERAELLRGLAELASGTARETVADTAGKTAFLFTGQGAQRLGMGRALYGAFPVFAAAFDAVCAELDRHLDGSVREVVFGENAEPLNRTVFTQTALFALEVALYRLVESWGVTADFLVGHSVGELAAAHVAGVFSLEDACALVAARGRLMQALPEGGAMVSLRAAEADVLPHLEGHEDRVSVAAVNGPRATVISGDEDTVLRIAEATGAKSKRLAVSHAFHSPLMDAMLAEFGTVAAGIGYSAPRIAVVSNVTGEAAGEELCSPEYWVRHVRRAVRFGDGIRFLAERNVTRFVEIGPAGVLSAMGQECLADTETDTEADTETAFVPLLRKDRGEAASLLAGVGRVHAHGGAVDWEQVFAGRGARRVELPTYAFQRQRYWLDAPATVGDVASAGLGAAGHPLLGAAVELADSDGLVLTGRLSTRGQPWLADHAVSGVVLFPGTAFLELAVQAGDRVGCDRVDELTLQAPLILPERGAVTLQLVVDPPEEDGRRALNVYSRPEDADGEPSWTRHATGVLAAGAAEGSYDLGGAWPPPGAEPIEVEDLYERFAAGGFGYGPSFQGLRAAWLRGDEVFAEVRLAQEQQSAATAYGLHPALLDAALHTIALGPMLRAGEGRLPFSWTGVTLHASGAGEVRVRLTPSGTDTVALTVADTVGRPVATVESLVLRKRPERLGDAATGGDSLYRLDWVAADTSAATPEQPSGHWALLGDDDFKLVGLDVRTYPSLEALPADPAAVPATVLVPCAPEPQGVADAVRAATHRALTLLRAWLTEDRFADSRLVFITRGAVATTPGADVPDLAHAAVWGLVRSAQSENPDRFVLVDLDEHEESALALPTALALDEPQLAVRQGDIAVARLATTPVPDTAPRPWDPEGTVLVTGATGTIGGVIARHLVAESGVRHLLLTSRRGPDAEGAAELHAGLAELGAQVTLAACDVADREALAALLATIPAAHPLTAVVHTAGVLDDGVVSSLTPERLDTVLRPKVDAALTLHELTRDLDLSALVLFSSIAGTFGGMGQGNYAAANAFLDAFAQHCRAQGRPVQSHAWGLWAQRSEMTGKLEGADLNRLARGGIVPFSSEDGARLFDAARAVDAAVVLPMRLDTAGLGARSGDVPALLRGLVRAAPVTRPARRTAAGAGAASARPEGLKQHLTSLPEAERGRFLLDLVRTTVAGVLGFESVAAVEAERGLLDLGFDSLTAVELRNQLGKATGRRLPVTLLFDYPTSTAIATYLEAEIAPEAFTAASMTFPELDALESNLAKVAADDEARTTLASRLQDLLVRLGQGPEDAEDAVAGRIDAASDDEIFDFIENELGL; from the coding sequence ATGGCAAACCCAACCGACAAGATCGTTGGCGCGCTGCGGGAGTCTCTGAAGGAGACCGAACGGCTGCGCCGGGTCAACCAGCAACTCACCGCCGCCTCCCGGGAGCCCCTCGCCATCGTGGCGATGAGCTGCCGCTACCCCGGCGATGTGCGCGGCCCCGAGGACCTGTGGGAGCTGGTCACCGGCGGGCGCGACGCCATCTCCGGATTCCCCGGCAACCGCGGCTGGGACCTGGAGAACCTCTACGACCCGGACCCCGACCGGCAGGGCACCGTCTACGCCACCGAGGGCGGCTTCCTCCACGACGCCGACCAGTTCGACCCCGCCTTCTTCGGCATCTCGCCCCGCGAGGCCACCGTGATGGACCCGCAGCAGCGGCTGCTGCTGGAGACCTCCTGGGAGGCGTTCGAGCGCGCCGGAATCGACCCGGCGGCGCTGCGCGGCAGTAAGACCGGCGTCTTCGTGGGCGCCGCCTACCAGGGCTACATCCCCGACTGGCCCCATATGCCCGAGGGCCTCGAGGGCCACCTGGTCACGGGCATCTCCGCGAGCATCATGTCCGGCCGCGTCGCCTACACCCTGGGCCTGGAGGGCCCGGCCGTCACCATCGACACCGCCTGCTCGTCCTCGCTGGTCGCCCTCCACCTGGCCTGCCAGTCGCTGCGCCAGGGCGACTGCTCGCTCGCCCTCGCGGGCGGCGCCGCCGTGATGGGCGCCCCGATGGGGCTCATCGGCTTCGCCCGGCAGCGCGGTCTGGCGCAGGACGGCCGCTGCAAGGCGTTCGCCGAAGGGGCCGACGGCATGGGCCTCGGCGAGGGCGTCGGCATGCTGCTGCTGGAACGCCTTTCGGACGCGCGGCGCAACGGCCACAAGGTGCTGGCCGTGGTGCGTGGCTCGGCCGTCAACCAGGACGGCGCCAGCAACGGCCTCACCGCGCCCAACGGCCGCTCCCAGCAGCGGGTGATCCGCCAGGCGCTCGCCAACGCCGCGCTCACGGCGGAGCAGATCGACGCGGTCGAGGCCCATGGCACCGGCACCCCGCTGGGCGACCCGATCGAGGCGGGCGCGCTGCTCGCCACGTACGGGAAGGACCGCGCGGCGGACCGGCCCGTGCTGATCGGCTCGCTGAAGTCCAACATCGGCCATCCGCAGGCCGCCGGTGGCGTCGGCGGTGTCATCAAGATGGTGCAGGCCATGCGCCACGGCCTGCTGCCCAGGACACTCCACGCCGAGGAGCGCTCCTCGCGGATCCACTGGTCGGCGGGGGCGGTGGAGCTGCTGACCGAGGCCAGGGAATGGCCGCGCGGCGAGGAGCCCCGCCGGGCCGCGATCTCGGCCTTCGGGGCCAGTGGCACCAATGTGCACACCATCCTCGAGGAGGCGCCCGAGGAGGAGCCCTCGGAGACCGCGGCGGAGGGGGACGCCCCGGTGGGCGGGGGAGTGGTGCCGTGGGCGCTGTCGGCGAAGAGCGCGGCGGGTCTGCGGGCGCAGGCCGAGCGGTTGCTGACGCATGTCACCGCGCGCCCCGGGCTGTCCCCGGCCGACGTCGGCCACTCGCTCGCCACCACCCGTGGCCGTTTCGACCACCGAGCGCTGGTCCTGGGCGGTGACCGCGACGAGCTGATCGACGCACTGGGCGCACTGGCGTCGGGCGGCGAGTCCCCGCGTGTGGTGCGCGGTGAGGGGGTGATGGCCCCCGACGCCCGTCCGGTGTTCGTGTTTCCGGGGCAGGGGTCGCAGTGGGTGGGGATGGCGGTGGAGTTGCTGGATTGCTCGCCGGTGTTCGCGGGTCGGGTCGCGGAGTGTGAGGTGGCGTTGTCGGCGTTTGTGGACTGGTCGTTGGCGGATGTGCTGGGGGATGAGAAGGCGCTGGAGCGGGTGGATGTGGTGCAGCCGGTGTTGTGGGCGGTGATGGTGTCGTTGGCGGAGGTGTGGCGGGCGTGTGGGGTGGCGCCTGCTGCTGTGGTGGGGCATTCGCAGGGGGAGATCGCGGCGGCAGTGGTGGCGGGTGCGCTGTCGTTGGAGGACGGGGCGCGGGTGGTGGCGCTGCGCTCGCAGGCCATCGGACGTGGGCTGGCCGGACACGGCGGCATGATGTCCGTCTCGGAGGGTGCCGATCGGGTGCGCGAGCGGATCACCGCGTGGGACGGCCGTATATCGGTGGCGGCGGTCAATGGCCCGGGTTCGATCGTGGTGTCCGGTGATCCGGAGGCGCTGCGTGAACTTCAGGCGGAGTGCGAGGCCGAGGAGGTACGGGCGAAGCTGATCCCGGTGGACTACGCCTCCCACTCGGCCCATGTCGAGGAGTTGCGCGATGAACTCCTCGACGTCCTGGCGCCGATCGCCCCGCGCCGCGCCGAGGTGCCGTTCTGCTCGACGGTCACCGGCGACACCATCGACACCACCGGACTCGACGCCGGGTACTGGTACACCAATCTGCGGGAGACGGTCGAGCTGGAGTCGGCGGTGCGGGCTCTGTCGGCCGCCGGGTTCGGCACGTTCCTGGAGATGTCGCCGCATCCGGTGCTGACCATGCCGCTCCAGGCGACCGCCGAGGACGCCGTGGTCGTGGGGTCGCTGCGGCGTGACGAGGGTGGTCCGGAGCGGTTCCTGGCCTCGCTGGGCGAGGCGTTCGTCCGTGGCGTCGCCGTCGACTGGGCGGCGGTGTGCGCGGGGTCCGCGGTCGTGGAGCTGCCCACGTACGCCTTCCAGCGGCAGCGCTACTGGCTCGAAGGCTCCTCCGCACCCGTCGAGGGCGCGGCGGTGGACGCGGACTTCTGGGACGCCGTGGAGCGCGAGGACCTGGCCGCGCTGACCGCCGCGCTGGAGGTGGACGCCGAGGAGTCGTCCCTGGCCATGGTGGTTCCGGCGCTGGCCGCATGGCGCCGGGCGCGCCGCGAGCGGTCCGTGCTCGACTCCTGGCGCTACCACGTCACCTGGAAGCCCCTGGGCGACGCTCTCACCTCCGCCCACGACCGGTCGTCGGCCGGTGCGACCTGGCTGATCGCAGCACCCGCCGGAGCACCGGAGGGCCCGCGCGTCGCGGAGGCGCTGCGGGAACGCGGCGCCCAGGTGCGGCTGGTGGAGCTGACCGAAGCCGACGCCGTACGCGAGGCGCTCGCCCGCAGACTCGGCGAGGCCACGGCGGACGCGCCACCGACCGCGGTGCTCTCGCTCCTCGCGCTCGTCGAAGACCCGTACCGCGCGGGCACCGCGCAGCCGCTCGGCCTGGCCCTCAACCTCGCCCTGCTCCAGGCGCTCGGCGACACCGGGGCCGACGTCCCGGTGTGGTACGCCACGCGCGGCGCGGTGTCCGTGGGCCGCGCGGACGCGCTCGACCATCCGTTGCAGGCGCTCAGCTGGGGCCTGGGCCGGATCGCGGCCGGGGAGTACCCGCGGCGCCGGGGCGGTCTGGTGGATCTGCCCGGCACCCTCGACGACCGCGCCGTCGCACGGCTGTGCGGTGTGCTCGCGGGCCGGCTGACCGACGAGGACCAGGTCGCGGTGCGCGCCTCCGGGGTCCATGGGCGCAGGCTGGTCAGGGCCTCGGCGGCACCGGCCGACGCCACCGCGCCGTGGCGGCCGCGCGGCACCGTGCTGGTCACCGGCGGCACCGGCGGCCTGGGCGCCCATGTGGCGCGCTGGCTGGCCCGGGGCGGCGCCGAACACCTGGTGCTCACCGGCCGCCGGGGCCCCGAAGCCCCCGGGGTGGCCGAACTCGCCGACGAGATAAGGGAGTCGGGGGTCCGGGTGACCGTGGCCGCGTGCGACGCCGCCGACCGCGACGCGCTCGCCGACCTCCTCGCCACGCTGGACGCGGACGAGGCCCCGCTCGACGCCGTCGTCCACACCGCGGGCGTCCTGGACGACGGGGTGCTCGACACCCTCACCCCCGAGCGCGCCGACGGAGTGCTGCGCCCGAAGGTGGACGCGGCGCTCCATCTGCACGAGCTCACCCGTGACCGCGAGCTGTCCGCCTTCGTGCTCTTCTCCTCCTTCGCGGGCACGCTCGGCGGCCCCGGCCAGGGCAGCTACGCGGCCGCCAACGCCTTCCTCGACGCGCTCGCACACGCCCGCCGGGCCCAGGGCCTCCCCGCCACCTCCGTGGCCTGGGGCGCGTGGTCCGGCGGCGGGCTGGTGGACGAGGCCGTCCAGGCGCGGCTGCGCGCCACCGGTATGCCCGCGATGGCGCCCGACCTGGCGATCGCCGCCCTCCAGCGCGCCCTGGACGTGGCCGACACCCATGTGGCCGTGGCCGATGTGGAGTGGGACCGGCTCATCGCCGCCACCCCCTCCCTGGACGGGGCCGCCGTGCTCGGTGAACTCCCCGACGCCCGGCGGGCGGAGGCGGCGGCCGCCACCACGGGCGAGGAGGACACCCCGCTGGCCCAGCGGCTGGCCGGGCTGTCGCCGCAGGAGGCCGAGGAGGCGCTGGCCGACCTCGTCAGCACCGAAGTGGCCGCCGCGCTCGGCTACGCCGACACCGCGGCGGTCGAGGCCGGGCGCGCCTTCCGCGAGCTGGGCTTCGACTCGCTGACCGCCGTCGATCTGCGCAACCGGCTGAACGCCGCCACCGGGCTGCGGCTGCCGGTCACCCTCGTCTTCGACTACCCGACCGTCACCGCGCTGGCCCGCTTCCTGCTCGCCGAGAGCGGTGCCGGTGAAACCGCGGCCACCGCACCGGCGGGCCCGGTGCCCGCCACCGTCGCGGTGGACGACGACCCCATCGCCATCGTGGCCATGAGCTGCCGCCTCCCCGGCGGGGTGACCACCCCCGAGGAGCTGTGGCGGCTGCTGATGGACGGCCGGGACGCCATCTCGGACTTCCCCACCGACCGCGGCTGGGACATCGAGGGCCACTACGACCCCGACCCCGACAAGCCGGGCACCTTTTACGCGACCGGCGGTGGCTTCCTCCACCAGGCCGACCACTTCGACCCCGAGTTCTTCGGGATCTCGCCGCGCGAGGCGCTCGCCATCGACCCCCAGCAGCGGCTGCTGCTGGAGACCAGCTGGGAGACGTTCGAGCGGGCCGGGATCGACCCGGCCTCGGTGAAGGGCACCCAGGCCGGAGTCTTCATCGGCGCCAGCTACAACGACTACGGCTCGCGCTTCACCCGCGCCCCCGAGGAGTTCGAGGGCTACCTCGCCACCGGCAGCGCCAGCAGTGTGGCGTCCGGGCGCATCTCGTACACCTTCGGCCTCGAAGGGCCCGCGGTCACCGTGGACACCGCCTGCTCGTCCTCGCTGGTCGCCCTCCACCAGGCGGCCCAGGCGCTGCGCCAGGGGGAGTGCTCGCTGGCGCTCGCGGGCGGTGTCGTGGTGATGTCCACGCTCGACACCTTCATCGAGTTCAGCAGGCAGCGGGCCATGGCCCCCGACGGCCGCTGCAAGGCGTTCTCGGCGGACGCCGACGGCGCCGGATGGGCCGAGGGCGTCGGCATGCTGCTGCTGGAGCGGCTGTCCGACGCGCGGGCCAACGGCCATGAGGTGCTGGCGCTGGTGCGTGGCTCGGCCGTCAACCAGGACGGTGCCAGCAACGGCCTCACCGCCCCCAACGGCCCCTCCCAGCAGCGGGTGATCCGCCAGGCCCTGGCCGGTGCGGGCCTGTCGGCCGCCGATGTGGACGCGGTCGAGACCCATGGCACCGGCACCCGGCTCGGCGACCCCATCGAGGCGCAGGCCCTGATGGCCACCTACGGCCAGGGGCGGGACGCCGACCGGCCGCTGTGGCTGGGCGCGCTGAAGTCCAACATCGGCCACACCCAGGCCGCCTCGGGCGTCGCCGGGATCATCAAGACGGTGCTGGCGCTGCGCCACGGCGTGCTGCCGAAGACCCTCCACGCCGATGAGCGCTCGCCCGACGTGGACTGGTCGGCCGGTGCGGTGGAGCTGCTGACCGAGGCCCGGGAGTGGCCCGAGACGGGGCGGCCGCGGCGCGCGGGCGTGTCCGCCTTCGGCGTCAGCGGCACGAACGTCCATGTGGTGCTGGAGCAGGGCCCCGAGGACACCGCGCCGGTTGCCGGGCGGACGGTCGACTCGGACGTGGTGCCGTGGGTGCTCTCCGCGCGCGGCGAGACCGCGCTGCGGGCGCAGGCCGGACGGCTGCGCGCCCATCTGGAGGAGCGGCCGGAGCTGCGCCCGGTGGACGTCGGCTACGCGCTGGCGACGGGCCGCTCGGCCTTCGGCCACCGCGCCGTGGTCGTCGGCGCCGAGCGGGCGGAACTGCTGCGCGGTCTCGCGGAACTCGCCTCGGGGACGGCGCGGGAGACAGTGGCCGACACCGCCGGTAAGACCGCCTTCCTGTTCACCGGCCAGGGCGCTCAACGGCTGGGCATGGGAAGGGCGTTGTACGGCGCGTTCCCGGTGTTCGCGGCGGCGTTCGACGCGGTCTGCGCCGAGCTGGACCGCCATCTGGACGGCTCGGTGCGGGAAGTGGTGTTCGGCGAGAACGCGGAGCCGCTGAACCGGACCGTGTTCACCCAGACCGCGCTGTTCGCCCTCGAAGTGGCGCTGTACCGGCTGGTGGAGTCCTGGGGCGTGACCGCGGACTTCCTGGTCGGCCACTCGGTGGGCGAGCTGGCGGCCGCCCATGTGGCCGGGGTGTTCTCGCTGGAGGACGCGTGTGCCCTGGTGGCGGCCCGGGGCCGGCTGATGCAGGCGCTGCCGGAGGGCGGTGCGATGGTGTCGCTCCGGGCGGCCGAGGCCGATGTGCTGCCGCATCTCGAAGGCCACGAGGACCGGGTGAGCGTGGCGGCGGTCAACGGGCCGCGGGCGACCGTCATCTCCGGTGACGAGGACACCGTCCTGCGGATCGCGGAGGCGACCGGGGCCAAGAGCAAGCGGCTCGCGGTGTCCCACGCCTTCCACTCGCCGCTGATGGACGCCATGCTCGCCGAGTTCGGCACGGTGGCCGCCGGGATCGGCTACTCCGCGCCGCGCATCGCGGTGGTCTCCAACGTCACCGGTGAGGCGGCGGGCGAGGAGCTGTGCTCGCCCGAGTACTGGGTGCGCCACGTCCGCCGGGCGGTGCGCTTCGGGGACGGCATCCGCTTCCTCGCCGAGCGGAATGTGACCCGCTTCGTGGAGATCGGCCCCGCGGGTGTGCTCTCCGCCATGGGCCAGGAGTGCCTGGCCGACACCGAGACAGACACCGAGGCCGACACCGAGACCGCGTTCGTCCCGCTGCTGCGCAAGGACCGCGGTGAGGCCGCGTCGCTGCTGGCCGGGGTGGGCCGGGTGCACGCCCACGGTGGCGCGGTGGACTGGGAGCAGGTGTTCGCGGGCCGTGGCGCCCGCCGGGTGGAGCTGCCCACGTACGCCTTCCAGCGGCAGCGCTACTGGCTGGACGCGCCCGCCACCGTGGGCGACGTGGCCTCGGCCGGTCTCGGCGCCGCCGGGCATCCGCTGCTGGGCGCCGCCGTCGAACTCGCCGACAGCGACGGCCTGGTGCTCACCGGGCGGCTGTCCACGCGCGGCCAGCCCTGGCTGGCCGACCACGCGGTCTCCGGTGTGGTCCTCTTCCCGGGCACCGCCTTCCTGGAGCTCGCCGTCCAGGCCGGTGACCGGGTGGGCTGCGACCGGGTCGACGAGCTGACCCTCCAGGCGCCGCTCATCCTCCCCGAGCGCGGCGCCGTCACCCTCCAGCTGGTGGTGGACCCGCCCGAGGAGGACGGCCGTCGCGCCCTGAACGTCTACTCCCGCCCCGAGGACGCGGACGGCGAGCCGTCGTGGACCCGGCACGCCACGGGTGTGCTGGCGGCCGGTGCCGCCGAGGGCTCGTACGACCTGGGCGGGGCGTGGCCGCCGCCGGGTGCCGAGCCGATCGAGGTCGAGGACCTGTACGAGCGGTTCGCGGCGGGCGGCTTCGGCTACGGCCCGTCGTTCCAGGGGCTGCGGGCGGCCTGGCTGCGGGGCGACGAGGTGTTCGCCGAGGTACGGCTGGCGCAGGAGCAGCAGTCCGCCGCCACCGCCTATGGACTGCACCCCGCCCTGCTGGACGCCGCGCTGCACACCATCGCGCTCGGCCCGATGCTCCGGGCGGGCGAGGGCCGGTTGCCGTTCTCCTGGACCGGAGTGACGCTGCACGCCTCCGGGGCCGGTGAGGTACGGGTGCGGCTCACGCCGAGCGGCACCGACACGGTGGCCCTGACCGTGGCGGACACCGTCGGACGGCCGGTGGCCACCGTCGAATCCCTGGTGCTGCGCAAGCGGCCGGAGCGGCTCGGCGACGCCGCCACCGGCGGCGACTCGCTCTACCGGCTCGACTGGGTGGCCGCCGACACCTCGGCGGCGACCCCCGAACAGCCCTCCGGACACTGGGCCCTGCTCGGCGACGACGACTTCAAGCTGGTCGGACTCGATGTGCGCACATACCCCAGCCTGGAGGCGCTGCCCGCCGACCCGGCCGCCGTGCCCGCCACCGTACTGGTGCCCTGCGCACCGGAGCCCCAGGGCGTGGCCGACGCCGTACGGGCCGCGACCCACCGGGCGCTGACGCTGCTCCGGGCCTGGCTGACCGAGGACCGGTTCGCCGACTCCCGCCTGGTGTTCATCACCCGGGGCGCGGTGGCCACCACACCCGGCGCGGACGTACCCGATCTGGCGCACGCCGCCGTCTGGGGCCTGGTGCGCTCCGCCCAGTCGGAGAACCCCGACCGGTTCGTACTCGTCGACCTCGACGAGCACGAGGAGTCGGCGCTCGCCCTGCCGACCGCGCTCGCCCTGGACGAGCCCCAACTCGCCGTGCGCCAGGGCGATATCGCGGTGGCCAGGCTCGCCACCACCCCCGTCCCCGACACCGCCCCGCGCCCCTGGGACCCCGAGGGCACGGTGCTGGTCACCGGGGCCACCGGCACCATCGGCGGGGTCATCGCCCGCCATCTGGTGGCCGAGAGCGGAGTGCGGCATCTGCTGCTCACGAGCCGCCGTGGCCCGGACGCCGAGGGCGCGGCCGAACTCCACGCGGGGCTGGCGGAGTTGGGCGCCCAGGTCACCCTCGCCGCCTGCGATGTGGCCGACCGGGAGGCGCTGGCCGCGCTGCTGGCCACCATCCCCGCCGCACATCCGCTGACCGCCGTCGTGCACACGGCGGGCGTCCTGGACGACGGTGTGGTCTCCTCGCTCACCCCCGAGCGGCTGGACACGGTGCTGCGGCCCAAGGTCGACGCCGCGCTCACCCTGCACGAGCTGACCCGCGACCTGGACCTGTCCGCGCTCGTCCTCTTCTCCTCCATCGCCGGCACCTTCGGCGGAATGGGCCAGGGCAACTACGCGGCGGCCAACGCCTTCCTCGACGCCTTCGCCCAGCACTGCCGCGCCCAGGGCCGGCCCGTCCAGTCACACGCGTGGGGCCTGTGGGCCCAGCGCAGCGAGATGACCGGCAAGCTGGAGGGGGCCGATCTGAACCGGCTGGCGCGCGGTGGCATCGTGCCGTTCTCCTCGGAGGACGGTGCCCGGCTCTTCGACGCCGCACGCGCCGTGGATGCCGCCGTCGTGCTGCCGATGCGGCTGGACACCGCGGGGCTCGGGGCACGGTCCGGTGACGTACCGGCGCTGCTGCGCGGGCTGGTGAGGGCCGCGCCCGTCACCAGGCCCGCCCGGCGGACAGCCGCCGGAGCCGGGGCCGCGTCCGCGCGGCCCGAGGGGCTCAAGCAGCATCTGACGAGCCTGCCGGAGGCTGAGCGCGGCCGGTTCCTGCTGGATCTGGTCCGCACGACCGTGGCCGGGGTGCTGGGCTTCGAGTCGGTGGCGGCCGTCGAGGCGGAGCGCGGTCTGCTGGACCTCGGCTTCGACTCGCTCACCGCCGTCGAGCTCCGCAACCAACTCGGCAAGGCCACCGGTCGGCGCCTGCCGGTGACCCTGCTGTTCGACTACCCCACCTCCACCGCGATCGCCACGTATCTGGAGGCGGAAATCGCCCCGGAGGCCTTCACCGCCGCGTCGATGACCTTCCCGGAACTCGACGCCCTGGAAAGCAACCTGGCCAAGGTCGCCGCCGACGACGAGGCGCGCACCACGCTCGCCTCGCGCCTGCAAGACCTGCTGGTACGGCTCGGCCAGGGCCCGGAGGACGCGGAGGACGCGGTCGCCGGCCGCATCGACGCCGCCTCGGACGACGAGATCTTCGACTTCATCGAGAACGAACTCGGCCTGTAG